From Vibrio aerogenes, a single genomic window includes:
- the rhlB gene encoding ATP-dependent RNA helicase RhlB — MKKTHITEQKFADLGLHPQIKTGLTTKGFEFCTPIQALALPVLLSGQDIAGQAQTGTGKTLTFLAATFHHLLTIPAHEGRKPGNPRAIIMAPTRELAIQIFHDAEPLTQSSGLKVALAYGGESYEKQLSRLKDGVDILIGTTGRIIDFYKQRVFNLNNIQVVVLDEADRMFDLGFIKDIRFLFRRMPEPKERLNMLFSATLSYRVQELAFEHMNQPEHIVVEPEQKTGHRIKEELFYPSNEHKMSLLQTLIEEEWPDRAIIFANTKHKCESVWGHLAADGHRAGLLTGDVPQKKRERILEQFTQGQLDILVATDVAARGLHIPQVTHVFNYDLPDDSEDYVHRIGRTGRAGASGHSISFACEEYAINLPAIESYINHTIPVSDYDASALLTDLPAPLKMHSPRPARRTNTGGARSGNNNGQPRKRQKRSGSPQHKKKDS, encoded by the coding sequence ATGAAAAAGACACATATCACAGAGCAAAAATTCGCCGATTTGGGATTACACCCCCAAATTAAAACAGGTTTGACAACAAAAGGGTTCGAATTTTGTACCCCGATTCAAGCCTTGGCGCTGCCGGTACTGCTCTCCGGCCAAGACATTGCAGGCCAGGCCCAAACAGGGACTGGTAAAACTTTAACGTTTCTTGCTGCGACATTTCATCATCTGCTGACCATTCCTGCTCATGAAGGCCGGAAGCCGGGTAATCCAAGAGCGATTATCATGGCACCAACCCGCGAACTGGCCATACAAATTTTTCATGATGCAGAGCCACTGACACAAAGCTCAGGACTGAAAGTGGCCCTTGCCTATGGTGGTGAAAGTTACGAGAAACAATTATCCCGGCTCAAAGATGGTGTCGATATTCTGATTGGAACCACAGGACGAATCATCGACTTTTATAAACAGCGGGTGTTCAACCTGAATAACATTCAGGTGGTAGTCCTTGATGAAGCAGACCGGATGTTTGACCTTGGTTTTATTAAAGATATCCGCTTTTTATTCCGCCGGATGCCTGAACCAAAAGAACGTTTGAACATGCTCTTTTCTGCCACCTTATCTTACCGGGTACAGGAACTGGCGTTTGAACACATGAACCAGCCTGAGCATATTGTTGTAGAACCAGAACAAAAAACCGGGCACCGGATCAAAGAAGAGCTCTTTTATCCATCCAATGAACATAAAATGTCTTTGCTTCAAACATTGATTGAAGAAGAATGGCCCGATCGGGCAATCATTTTTGCAAATACCAAACATAAATGTGAATCAGTCTGGGGGCACCTTGCAGCCGACGGACATCGTGCAGGCCTGTTAACCGGGGACGTCCCTCAGAAAAAACGGGAACGGATTTTAGAACAGTTTACACAAGGCCAGCTGGATATTCTGGTCGCAACTGATGTGGCTGCACGGGGATTACATATTCCGCAGGTCACCCATGTATTTAACTATGATTTACCTGATGACAGTGAAGATTATGTTCACCGGATAGGCCGTACAGGACGCGCAGGCGCAAGCGGTCACTCAATCAGCTTCGCCTGTGAAGAATACGCCATCAACCTGCCTGCCATCGAAAGCTATATTAATCACACGATTCCTGTATCTGATTATGATGCATCGGCTTTATTGACAGATTTGCCTGCGCCATTGAAAATGCATTCACCTCGTCCTGCCCGGAGAACCAATACCGGCGGTGCACGTTCAGGAAACAACAACGGGCAACCCAGAAAAAGACAGAAGCGTTCAGGGTCGCCTCAACACAAAAAAAAGGATAGCTGA
- the gppA gene encoding guanosine-5'-triphosphate,3'-diphosphate diphosphatase, protein MSQVVPSPLYAAIDLGSNSFHMLIVRHVNGSVQTMAKIKRKVRLAAGLDEQNTLSEEAMQRGWDCLRLFAERLQDIPGENIRIVGTATLRTATNADVFIRKANQILGYPLEVIPGTDEAATIYKGVAHTSGGSGRRLVVDIGGASTELIIGEGFEANALTSLKMGCVTWLEKHFRNRQLTESNFIQAIEDAKQVIRPVLQQYQKLGWDVCVGASGTVQALQEIMLAQGMDEVITLAKLKRLQNQAMLADHLEELEIEGLTLERALVFPSGLSILIAIFELLNISAMTLAGGALREGLVYEMITELRQDNIRERTIKSMQSRYQIDDIYAGQVANLASQLFQQCGGSAWIPEPQSEMLLRTAAQLHEIGLSIDFKTGGQHNAYLIQHSDLPGFTRAQRYFLGELTRRYRDTLTSLPEQHALSSTSGKRLLRLLRLAVLLSHRRDQQLVPEFVVTADKEKLTLSIDLQWLDNNPLTKAELETESNRQTDMGWPLVLTEK, encoded by the coding sequence ATGAGCCAGGTCGTACCTTCACCACTATATGCAGCTATTGATTTAGGTTCCAATAGCTTCCACATGCTCATTGTCCGCCATGTCAATGGCAGTGTACAAACAATGGCAAAAATCAAGCGTAAAGTCAGACTTGCAGCTGGTTTGGATGAGCAAAATACGTTGAGTGAAGAAGCCATGCAACGCGGCTGGGATTGCCTGCGTCTTTTTGCTGAACGGCTTCAGGATATTCCAGGGGAGAATATCCGGATTGTTGGGACCGCAACATTAAGAACAGCAACTAATGCAGATGTATTCATCCGGAAAGCCAATCAAATCTTAGGTTATCCGCTTGAAGTCATTCCCGGCACCGATGAAGCCGCGACGATTTATAAAGGTGTTGCCCATACATCAGGTGGTTCAGGGCGCCGGCTGGTTGTCGATATTGGTGGCGCAAGCACCGAGTTAATCATCGGTGAAGGCTTCGAAGCAAATGCATTAACCAGCCTGAAAATGGGATGTGTCACCTGGCTTGAAAAACATTTCCGCAACAGGCAACTCACTGAGTCAAACTTTATTCAGGCGATAGAAGATGCCAAACAAGTTATCCGGCCGGTTTTACAGCAATATCAGAAATTAGGCTGGGATGTCTGTGTTGGCGCAAGTGGTACTGTACAGGCACTTCAGGAAATCATGCTCGCTCAGGGCATGGATGAAGTGATTACACTGGCAAAACTGAAACGTCTGCAAAATCAGGCGATGTTGGCAGATCATCTGGAAGAACTGGAAATTGAAGGCTTAACACTGGAAAGAGCGCTGGTTTTTCCAAGTGGCCTGTCGATTCTGATAGCGATCTTTGAATTGCTGAATATCAGCGCCATGACACTGGCTGGAGGCGCACTGCGGGAAGGACTGGTCTACGAAATGATCACCGAACTCCGGCAGGATAATATCCGTGAGCGTACAATCAAAAGTATGCAAAGCCGTTATCAGATCGACGACATCTATGCCGGGCAGGTGGCAAACCTTGCCAGCCAATTGTTTCAGCAGTGCGGCGGGTCAGCATGGATTCCTGAGCCACAGTCTGAAATGCTGCTCAGAACTGCGGCTCAATTACATGAAATCGGTCTGTCGATTGATTTCAAAACAGGTGGTCAGCATAACGCCTATCTCATTCAACATTCAGATCTGCCGGGATTTACCCGGGCCCAGCGTTATTTTCTGGGTGAGTTAACCCGGCGCTACCGGGATACGTTAACATCGTTACCGGAACAACATGCATTGTCCAGCACCAGTGGTAAAAGGCTGCTGAGGTTACTGAGACTGGCAGTATTGCTCAGTCACCGCCGGGATCAACAGCTGGTTCCGGAATTTGTCGTCACGGCAGACAAAGAAAAACTGACACTCAGTATTGATCTGCAATGGCTGGACAACAACCCACTCACCAAAGCTGAGCTGGAAACAGAGAGTAACCGGCAAACCGATATGGGGTGGCCACTGGTACTCACCGAAAAATAG
- a CDS encoding hybrid sensor histidine kinase/response regulator, translating into MPSWIVAPVLFVYLGLLFFIAWSGDKRPQWLSGYRPLIYSLSIAVYCTSWTFYGTVGQATLQPWSFLPVYLSPALVFIFGWRIMARLMVIAKREHITSIADFIAARYGKSQGLAVVVTVIAVTGILPYIALQLRGVTMGFYILTGETVEQTGAGSNDVSLFIVLVLAVFTMLFGTRHIDTTEHHRGIMMAIAFESVVKLVAFLFVGLFIFYIGWSSDSVDLMAEARGAMTAPDWPGLLIHLILTMLAVLCLPRLFHTMVVENEHPGDLHTARWVFPLYLLLMGLFVLPVSWVGKSMLDVSLADTYVIHVPKMIGADFVALIAFLGGTSAATGMVIVSTIALTIMVSNDLVVPLLLRRFKFMQRGQQYFSRILLIVRRGIICLLLAGAWFFYHVLDAVPSLSAIGFLSFAAVAQFAPALIGGLFWREGNKKGVYAGLITGFIIWGVTLMSQTNLLAGDQQTNPLLWLISPPWFISDLGISLSDWGMILSVIVNALCYVGVSKMTRLSIGERLQSASFVGSPFPESDNMTLYHSRVTVTELEMLVARFVGRSRMETAFSQFWERYSGLRIPQQQAPSSLIRHAERVLAGIFGASSARLVLSSALQGRNMQLEEVATIVDEASELYDFSRGLLQGAIEHIGQGLSVIDKQLRLVAWNQRYLELFDFPQGLIQVGRPVADVIRHNAEQGLCGPGDIEAHVQKRLRHLEAGTSHTSSRMRPDGRVIEVQGNAMPGGGFVMLFSDITVFRDAEDALKQTNEFLEERVHRRTRELEKLNRQLVQETQRAERESQSKSRFLAAVSHDLMQPLNAARLFASSLSELTQEEETQHLSMHIESALGAAEELIGDLLDISRLESGKLDTNIHAFAVHDVLSHLDAEFHVLARQQGIDFSMVPSSVYVRSDPKLLRRVIQNFLTNAFRYTTNGKVILGVRHDGNQIRIEVWDNGIGIPEDKQQDIFEEFNRGGRVQSDQGVGLGLAISRGIAQVLGHRIDMRSWPGQGSVFYLKLRRAKASDVKKKPAEQKVSTDGGLAGIKVLCIDNESDILEGMTALLSRWGVDIRTAKDLVSGLRKIDERWHPDVILSDYRLDHGRTGLEVLQQCRLRLGDRFEGIIISADRTEDMLDVIESHGFRFMPKPVKPIKLRAMLNRVKNEKKGPEEGLSQT; encoded by the coding sequence ATGCCATCATGGATTGTAGCGCCGGTTTTATTTGTTTACCTCGGTCTGCTGTTTTTTATTGCCTGGTCAGGAGATAAAAGACCGCAATGGCTTTCTGGTTACCGGCCACTTATTTATAGCTTGTCCATTGCGGTTTATTGTACGTCCTGGACCTTTTATGGCACGGTTGGACAGGCCACTCTCCAGCCCTGGTCATTTCTTCCTGTCTACCTTTCTCCGGCACTGGTATTTATTTTTGGCTGGCGGATTATGGCCCGGTTAATGGTCATCGCCAAACGGGAACATATCACATCAATTGCGGATTTTATCGCGGCCCGTTATGGTAAGTCTCAGGGGCTGGCTGTGGTTGTCACCGTGATTGCTGTCACCGGTATCCTGCCTTATATCGCACTGCAATTGCGCGGTGTCACTATGGGTTTTTATATCCTGACCGGTGAGACGGTGGAGCAAACCGGTGCCGGCAGCAATGATGTATCACTGTTTATTGTGCTGGTACTGGCTGTGTTTACCATGTTATTTGGCACCCGGCATATTGATACCACAGAACATCATCGTGGCATTATGATGGCTATTGCGTTTGAATCTGTCGTCAAACTGGTTGCGTTTTTGTTTGTCGGTCTTTTTATCTTTTACATCGGTTGGTCTTCGGATTCGGTTGACCTGATGGCAGAAGCCCGGGGAGCGATGACTGCTCCTGACTGGCCCGGATTGCTGATTCATTTGATTTTAACCATGTTGGCGGTGCTCTGTTTACCCCGGTTGTTCCACACGATGGTGGTCGAAAATGAGCACCCGGGAGATTTGCATACCGCCCGCTGGGTCTTCCCGCTTTATTTACTGTTAATGGGGTTGTTTGTTCTGCCTGTTTCCTGGGTAGGAAAGTCGATGCTGGATGTCAGTCTGGCCGATACTTACGTGATTCATGTGCCCAAGATGATTGGGGCAGACTTTGTTGCCCTGATTGCATTTTTGGGGGGCACCTCGGCAGCGACAGGCATGGTGATTGTCTCCACGATTGCATTGACCATCATGGTTTCTAATGATTTGGTTGTGCCTCTGTTGCTGCGACGGTTTAAATTTATGCAGCGGGGACAACAATATTTCTCCCGGATTCTGCTGATCGTTCGCCGGGGAATCATTTGTCTGTTGCTGGCCGGAGCATGGTTTTTTTATCATGTACTGGATGCTGTGCCGTCACTCTCAGCGATTGGGTTTCTCTCTTTTGCTGCTGTTGCACAGTTTGCACCGGCTTTAATTGGTGGTCTTTTCTGGCGGGAAGGGAACAAGAAGGGCGTTTATGCCGGGTTGATAACCGGGTTTATCATATGGGGTGTGACATTGATGTCACAGACGAATCTGTTAGCCGGAGATCAACAAACCAATCCATTACTCTGGCTTATCTCTCCACCTTGGTTTATCTCTGATCTGGGTATCAGCTTGTCTGACTGGGGGATGATTCTCAGTGTCATTGTGAATGCACTTTGCTATGTGGGTGTGTCAAAAATGACACGTCTGTCTATTGGTGAGCGCTTACAATCAGCTTCTTTCGTGGGCAGCCCTTTTCCTGAAAGCGATAATATGACGCTTTATCACAGCCGGGTGACTGTCACTGAACTGGAAATGCTGGTCGCCCGTTTTGTTGGCCGGAGCCGGATGGAAACGGCTTTTTCACAGTTCTGGGAAAGATATTCCGGACTGAGAATACCTCAGCAGCAGGCGCCTTCATCTTTAATCCGGCATGCAGAAAGAGTATTAGCCGGGATTTTTGGGGCTTCTTCGGCCAGGCTTGTGCTGTCATCTGCGTTGCAGGGCCGCAATATGCAGCTGGAAGAAGTTGCAACTATCGTTGATGAAGCCTCTGAATTATATGATTTTAGCCGGGGCTTGCTGCAAGGTGCAATCGAACATATCGGGCAGGGGCTTTCCGTCATTGATAAGCAGCTTCGTCTGGTCGCCTGGAATCAGCGCTATCTGGAACTGTTTGATTTTCCTCAGGGGCTGATTCAGGTCGGACGGCCTGTTGCGGATGTCATCCGTCATAATGCAGAACAGGGATTGTGTGGACCGGGAGATATTGAAGCCCATGTTCAAAAGAGATTACGCCACCTTGAAGCCGGAACCAGTCATACCTCTTCCCGGATGCGGCCTGATGGCCGGGTCATTGAAGTACAGGGTAATGCGATGCCTGGTGGTGGTTTTGTGATGCTTTTTTCTGATATTACAGTTTTTCGCGATGCCGAGGATGCTCTCAAACAAACGAATGAGTTTCTCGAAGAACGGGTTCACAGGCGAACCAGAGAGCTTGAAAAGCTTAACCGTCAGCTGGTGCAGGAAACGCAGCGCGCTGAACGGGAATCACAGTCCAAGTCCCGTTTTCTGGCGGCAGTCAGTCATGATCTCATGCAGCCTCTGAATGCTGCCCGGCTGTTTGCATCATCACTGTCAGAGCTGACTCAAGAGGAAGAGACGCAACATTTGTCAATGCACATTGAAAGTGCCCTTGGTGCGGCTGAAGAGTTGATTGGTGATTTACTGGATATTTCACGGCTGGAGTCAGGGAAGCTGGATACCAATATCCATGCTTTTGCCGTCCATGATGTACTGAGCCATCTGGATGCTGAGTTTCATGTACTTGCCCGTCAGCAGGGCATTGATTTTTCGATGGTGCCTTCTTCGGTATATGTCCGGTCAGATCCGAAACTTTTACGCCGTGTCATTCAGAACTTTCTGACCAATGCATTTCGCTATACGACCAACGGGAAAGTGATATTAGGCGTCAGACATGACGGCAATCAAATCCGGATTGAAGTCTGGGATAACGGCATTGGTATCCCGGAAGATAAACAGCAGGATATTTTTGAAGAATTTAACCGGGGTGGCCGGGTTCAGTCTGATCAGGGCGTTGGACTGGGGCTGGCGATCTCCAGAGGTATTGCTCAGGTACTTGGCCACAGAATAGATATGCGTTCATGGCCGGGGCAGGGTAGTGTGTTCTATCTGAAATTGCGCAGAGCCAAAGCATCGGATGTGAAGAAGAAGCCCGCAGAGCAAAAGGTATCCACAGATGGCGGATTAGCTGGAATCAAAGTGCTTTGTATTGATAATGAATCGGATATTCTGGAAGGAATGACCGCATTGTTGTCTCGTTGGGGTGTCGATATCAGAACGGCAAAAGATTTAGTTTCCGGATTAAGAAAAATTGATGAGCGCTGGCATCCGGATGTCATTCTCTCTGATTACCGGCTGGATCATGGTCGGACAGGACTTGAAGTATTACAGCAATGCCGGCTCCGGCTCGGTGATCGGTTTGAAGGGATTATCATCAGTGCAGACCGGACAGAGGATATGCTGGATGTGATTGAATCACATGGATTCCGGTTCATGCCGAAACCGGTCAAGCCAATTAAACTAAGAGCCATGTTGAACCGGGTAAAGAATGAGAAGAAAGGCCCGGAAGAAGGATTATCTCAGACGTGA
- a CDS encoding 3-phenylpropionate MFS transporter has translation MIKTSPYGWISQYFFSFFFVYGAYLPFWAVWLQSEGISSTDSGIILGLAFATRCVSNLVLTPRIQRVEQYIPVLRWCSVLCAVLIALHGVTEGDFVWIAVATVALNLFFGPIIPVSDALANHYTTLNMLDYGRTRLWGSVAFIVGSSIVGWVVTHWGENWILYCALIGMLVTILLSLRLPGPPPVTQHQPKPGSRVRLAGILKEWPVIKFLFLIACIQGSHAAYYSFSSVYWKSVGYSESVVGYLWSLGVIAEICVFAFSQRFFKSWSVHAMFLLSAVAVIIRWGLMAMTYQIAVLVVIQLFHSLTFAVAHLAAIRYIQQSGSADRMIALQALYNAIPLGAVIAVMTTMSGWGYERWGSYVFLGMAVMGVIALFVRVEYPERTTTEITPEAQKSSG, from the coding sequence ATGATTAAAACATCCCCGTATGGCTGGATATCGCAGTACTTTTTCAGTTTCTTCTTCGTCTATGGCGCTTATCTGCCATTTTGGGCTGTCTGGCTTCAGAGTGAAGGCATTTCTTCGACCGACAGTGGTATCATTCTGGGATTGGCTTTTGCTACCCGCTGTGTTTCTAATCTTGTCTTAACGCCGCGGATTCAGCGGGTGGAACAGTATATTCCTGTTTTGCGCTGGTGCAGTGTGTTATGTGCGGTGCTCATTGCGCTTCATGGGGTGACTGAGGGTGATTTTGTCTGGATTGCTGTCGCAACTGTTGCCCTGAATCTGTTTTTTGGGCCGATTATCCCTGTCTCTGACGCATTAGCAAATCATTACACCACATTAAACATGCTGGATTACGGCAGAACCCGCTTATGGGGATCGGTGGCATTTATCGTCGGTTCATCGATTGTGGGTTGGGTCGTGACACATTGGGGTGAAAACTGGATCCTTTACTGTGCATTAATCGGCATGCTGGTGACGATTTTGCTGAGCCTGCGTTTGCCCGGGCCGCCTCCGGTGACTCAGCATCAGCCCAAACCGGGAAGTCGTGTCCGGCTGGCCGGAATACTCAAAGAGTGGCCGGTGATTAAGTTCCTGTTTCTGATCGCCTGTATTCAGGGAAGTCACGCGGCTTATTACAGTTTTAGTTCGGTTTACTGGAAATCGGTGGGTTATTCAGAAAGTGTCGTTGGCTACCTGTGGAGTCTCGGGGTGATTGCTGAGATTTGTGTGTTTGCATTCAGTCAACGCTTCTTCAAATCCTGGTCTGTTCATGCCATGTTCTTACTTTCTGCTGTCGCTGTGATAATCCGCTGGGGGTTAATGGCCATGACATATCAGATTGCTGTGTTGGTGGTGATTCAGCTATTCCACAGTCTGACATTTGCGGTTGCTCATCTGGCAGCTATCCGCTACATCCAGCAATCAGGTAGTGCTGACCGGATGATTGCACTGCAGGCTCTTTATAACGCGATTCCTCTGGGAGCAGTGATTGCAGTGATGACCACAATGAGCGGCTGGGGCTATGAACGCTGGGGAAGTTATGTGTTCCTTGGTATGGCGGTCATGGGGGTGATTGCACTCTTTGTGCGGGTCGAATATCCGGAGCGCACCACAACAGAAATCACACCTGAGGCACAAAAATCATCCGGCTGA
- a CDS encoding DUF294 nucleotidyltransferase-like domain-containing protein, protein MSDKFNLRSPPFNRLTSAQQQSLLAALDIAYYRAGDEVLRSHQPGEFLFILMKGMVEERSADGQEVYAHYTHDDIFDVRAILNGTTKHHYTALEDTLTYLLPKSVFLTLYQQNGTFAAYFDNNLATRQSLIETAKKQQNLAEFILTRVDSTIYQPPVILAPEQSIQDATFCLEQHHYDAALVRLTAHDPRLSQSPDAPPYAIITRTNLLHALTINGCSLSTPAAAVATFPVHSIHDGDFLFNAMLQMIRHKIKRIVICQGEEAVGILDMIQVMSIFSTHSHVLTLSIDRADSIEELRIASHQQHKLIKNLVAQGIRTRFIMALIATVNEQIIEKAFQLVVPPAMHQHCCLLVLGSEGRSEQILKTDQDNALILEDDIQWDECEAVMETLSRTLVHLGYPHCPGKVMVNNSFWVRTQTGWRDALTQWVMQEKPEQIMQLAIFSDAHAVAGNKALLTPVQDHLTHLMENQEVILARFTRPALNFSSPLTLFGNVKSSKSGLDIKQGGIFPIVHGIRALSLEHGITEKNTFERIQKLVSQRVLEQQTADNLTEALKLFFKFRLQQQLEYDHTGNLLHVDGFERTERDLLRHSLHIVKKFKQWLAYHYQIRD, encoded by the coding sequence ATGTCAGATAAATTTAACCTTCGGTCTCCGCCTTTCAACCGGCTGACTTCAGCACAACAACAATCGTTACTGGCCGCCCTGGATATTGCGTACTACCGGGCCGGAGATGAGGTGTTACGCAGCCATCAGCCAGGTGAATTTCTCTTCATCCTCATGAAAGGCATGGTTGAAGAACGTTCTGCCGATGGGCAGGAAGTTTATGCACATTATACCCATGACGATATTTTTGATGTACGCGCCATCCTGAACGGCACAACCAAACATCACTATACAGCACTGGAGGACACACTCACCTATCTGCTGCCAAAATCCGTTTTTCTGACTTTGTATCAGCAAAACGGGACATTTGCGGCTTATTTTGATAACAATCTTGCCACCCGGCAATCCTTAATTGAAACGGCAAAAAAGCAGCAGAATCTGGCGGAATTTATTCTGACCCGTGTCGACAGCACAATCTATCAGCCCCCGGTGATCCTTGCTCCGGAACAGAGCATTCAGGATGCAACGTTCTGTTTGGAGCAACATCATTACGATGCAGCATTGGTCAGACTCACAGCCCATGATCCGCGCCTCAGTCAATCTCCGGATGCACCACCGTATGCCATCATCACCCGGACGAACCTGCTCCACGCACTGACAATCAACGGTTGTTCCCTCTCAACACCGGCTGCTGCGGTTGCGACATTTCCGGTCCATTCAATTCACGATGGCGATTTTCTGTTTAATGCCATGCTGCAAATGATTCGCCACAAAATCAAACGCATAGTGATCTGTCAGGGAGAAGAAGCTGTCGGTATTCTCGATATGATTCAGGTGATGAGTATTTTTTCGACGCATTCACATGTCCTGACCCTGAGTATTGATCGTGCCGACAGTATAGAGGAACTCAGAATTGCCTCACATCAGCAGCATAAGCTCATCAAAAACCTCGTTGCTCAGGGCATCCGGACACGCTTTATCATGGCACTGATCGCCACCGTCAATGAACAGATCATCGAGAAAGCTTTTCAGCTGGTTGTGCCACCTGCAATGCATCAGCACTGTTGTCTGCTGGTACTTGGCTCTGAGGGACGGAGCGAACAGATACTGAAGACCGATCAGGACAATGCACTGATTCTGGAAGATGACATTCAGTGGGATGAATGTGAGGCAGTGATGGAAACACTGAGCCGGACACTGGTTCACCTCGGTTATCCGCACTGCCCGGGAAAAGTGATGGTCAATAACAGCTTCTGGGTCCGTACACAAACCGGATGGCGGGATGCACTGACTCAGTGGGTGATGCAGGAAAAGCCTGAACAGATCATGCAGTTAGCAATTTTCTCTGACGCCCATGCGGTGGCTGGCAATAAAGCCTTACTGACACCGGTTCAGGATCATCTGACCCACCTGATGGAAAATCAGGAAGTGATTCTGGCAAGATTCACCCGTCCGGCACTCAACTTCTCATCACCGCTGACACTCTTTGGCAATGTAAAATCATCAAAATCCGGGCTGGATATCAAACAGGGCGGTATTTTTCCCATTGTGCACGGAATACGCGCACTGAGCCTGGAGCACGGCATTACCGAAAAAAACACCTTTGAGCGGATACAGAAGCTGGTCAGCCAACGGGTACTGGAGCAGCAAACGGCTGACAATCTGACGGAAGCCCTTAAATTATTCTTTAAGTTCCGCCTGCAACAGCAACTCGAATACGACCATACAGGCAATCTGCTTCATGTGGACGGGTTTGAACGAACGGAGCGGGATCTGCTGCGCCACAGCCTTCATATCGTCAAAAAATTCAAACAGTGGCTGGCTTATCATTATCAGATACGGGATTAA